In one Ornithinimicrobium pratense genomic region, the following are encoded:
- a CDS encoding amidohydrolase: MTAAQSLISEELRAQLEADYRHLHAHPELSMQEHRTAGFIEGRLSELGVEHFRCGGTGVVAVLRNGDGPTLAYRADTDGLPIAEETGLEWSSEATGRLPDGTEVPVMHGCGHDTHVAVALALTRALLEHRDEWAGTVVLVFQPGEETAAGAAAMVADGLWDRAPRAEAVYGQHVMAHLAGTIRLPVGTAMAMADSWQITLRGRQAHGSQPHNSIDPIVLGSHLVTRLQSVVSRTVNPRDVAVVTVGTFHAGTKENIIPQTAVLGLNMRAFTDQVRDTVLAGIRRTVEGEVLASGAPEAQIEELYRFPACVNDPEESERVLQVLRAELGEDQVKVVEPVTGSEDVGVLASAIGAPLVYWFNGGHPREVLEGDQPVPGNHSPHFAPVAQPTLDTGLRAALAVLLSRVGH, encoded by the coding sequence ATGACAGCAGCCCAGAGCCTGATCAGCGAGGAGTTGCGCGCGCAGCTTGAGGCCGACTATCGGCACCTGCACGCCCACCCGGAGCTGTCGATGCAGGAGCACCGCACGGCGGGCTTCATCGAAGGGCGGCTGAGCGAGTTGGGAGTGGAGCACTTCCGTTGCGGGGGAACGGGTGTCGTGGCAGTGCTTCGGAACGGGGACGGCCCTACGCTCGCCTACCGGGCCGACACCGACGGGCTGCCGATCGCCGAGGAGACCGGCCTGGAGTGGAGCAGCGAGGCGACCGGAAGGCTGCCGGACGGGACGGAGGTCCCGGTCATGCACGGGTGCGGTCACGACACCCACGTCGCGGTCGCGCTGGCCCTGACCCGCGCGCTGCTCGAGCACCGGGACGAGTGGGCGGGGACGGTCGTGCTGGTCTTCCAGCCGGGCGAGGAGACCGCGGCCGGCGCCGCGGCGATGGTGGCGGACGGGCTGTGGGACCGCGCGCCGCGCGCAGAGGCGGTCTACGGCCAGCACGTGATGGCGCACCTGGCCGGCACCATCAGGCTGCCGGTCGGCACCGCGATGGCGATGGCCGACTCGTGGCAGATCACCCTGCGCGGCCGCCAGGCGCACGGCTCCCAGCCGCACAACTCCATCGACCCGATCGTGCTCGGCTCGCACCTGGTGACCCGGCTGCAGTCCGTCGTCTCCCGCACCGTGAACCCCCGCGACGTGGCCGTGGTCACCGTCGGCACCTTTCACGCCGGCACCAAGGAGAACATCATCCCCCAGACCGCCGTGCTGGGCCTGAACATGCGGGCCTTCACAGACCAGGTCCGCGACACCGTGCTGGCCGGGATCCGGCGCACCGTGGAGGGGGAGGTGCTCGCGTCCGGTGCGCCGGAGGCGCAGATCGAAGAGCTCTACCGCTTCCCCGCTTGCGTCAACGACCCGGAGGAGAGCGAGCGGGTGCTGCAGGTGCTGCGCGCGGAGCTGGGCGAGGACCAGGTGAAGGTCGTCGAGCCGGTGACCGGCAGCGAGGACGTCGGGGTGCTGGCCAGCGCGATCGGGGCGCCGCTCGTCTACTGGTTCAACGGCGGGCACCCGCGGGAGGTGCTCGAAGGTGACCAACCCGTGCCGGGCAATCACAGCCCGCACTTCGCCCCCGTCGCCCAGCCGACGCTGGACACCGGGCTGCGGGCTGCGCTGGCGGTGCTGCTGAGCCGGGTCGGGCACTGA
- a CDS encoding fumarylacetoacetate hydrolase family protein — MRICRFTTGDDPRFGLVDGAGEKIAEITGDPLYSRIELTGHTHQVDDVRLLAPVIPRSKVVAVGRNYADHAREMGNGLPTQPMLFLIPNTSVCGPGDPVVIPSFVSEVSYEVELAVVIGRMCKDVAVEDAPGVIFGYTVANDVTARDLQRGDGQWARAKGMDTFTPLGPWIETDLDVADVRLTSFVDGEPRQDGTTADMVFGIGEIVAHASAAFTLLPGDILLTGTPAGVGPITAGQRCEVAAEGIGSLSNPFVAAEPAGADPVVDEG, encoded by the coding sequence ATGCGTATCTGCCGATTCACCACCGGTGACGACCCGCGGTTCGGTCTTGTGGACGGGGCCGGTGAGAAGATCGCCGAGATCACCGGGGACCCCCTCTACAGCCGCATCGAGCTGACCGGGCACACCCATCAGGTCGACGACGTCCGACTGCTCGCCCCCGTCATACCGCGCAGCAAGGTGGTGGCGGTCGGGCGCAACTACGCTGACCACGCCCGGGAGATGGGCAACGGCCTCCCGACCCAGCCGATGCTCTTCCTCATCCCCAACACCTCGGTGTGCGGTCCCGGTGACCCGGTCGTCATCCCCTCCTTCGTGTCCGAGGTGTCGTACGAAGTCGAGCTGGCCGTGGTCATCGGCCGGATGTGCAAGGACGTCGCCGTCGAGGACGCCCCGGGCGTGATCTTCGGCTACACCGTCGCCAACGACGTCACCGCGCGAGACCTGCAGCGCGGTGACGGGCAGTGGGCGCGGGCCAAGGGCATGGACACCTTCACCCCGCTCGGGCCCTGGATCGAGACCGACCTGGATGTCGCCGACGTGCGGCTGACCAGCTTCGTCGACGGCGAGCCCCGCCAGGACGGCACCACTGCGGACATGGTCTTCGGCATCGGCGAGATCGTCGCCCACGCGTCGGCGGCGTTCACCCTCCTCCCTGGTGACATCCTGCTCACCGGGACTCCGGCCGGGGTCGGCCCGATCACCGCGGGCCAGCGCTGCGAGGTGGCGGCCGAGGGCATCGGCTCGCTGAGCAACCCGTTCGTGGCGGCCGAGCCTGCGGGCGCCGACCCGGTTGTCGACGAGGGCTGA
- the murI gene encoding glutamate racemase: protein MPQSPIGVFDSGFGGLTVAREILDQLPQESVLYLGDTARTPYGPRPIAEVRQLALECLDRLVDHGVKALVIACNSASAAVLADARERYAVPVVEVIRPAVRRAVAVTRSGRIGVICTQATHQSRAYVDSFVAAPPHVEVFSQPCPRFVELVEAGITSGPEVLQVARDYLAPLHEQEIDTLILGCTHYPLLASALQYVLGEQVSLVSSAAATAADLYRVLTERGLLAPRHNKPAHQWLTTGDPHGFTFLARRFLGPEVEQVHQAFVGRAEERV, encoded by the coding sequence GTGCCCCAGTCCCCGATCGGGGTCTTTGACTCCGGCTTCGGCGGGCTCACGGTGGCCCGGGAGATCCTCGACCAGCTCCCGCAGGAGTCGGTGCTCTACCTCGGTGACACCGCCCGCACCCCCTACGGACCGCGGCCGATCGCGGAGGTGCGCCAACTGGCTCTGGAGTGCCTGGACCGGCTCGTCGACCACGGCGTGAAGGCGCTCGTCATCGCCTGCAACAGCGCCTCCGCGGCGGTCCTCGCCGACGCGCGGGAGCGGTATGCCGTGCCGGTCGTGGAGGTCATCCGGCCGGCCGTGCGCCGCGCAGTGGCGGTGACCCGGTCCGGACGGATCGGAGTGATCTGCACGCAGGCCACCCACCAGTCCCGTGCCTACGTCGACTCCTTCGTCGCCGCCCCGCCCCACGTCGAGGTGTTCTCCCAGCCCTGCCCCCGCTTCGTGGAGCTGGTCGAGGCCGGCATCACCAGCGGGCCCGAGGTGCTCCAGGTCGCCCGGGACTACCTCGCCCCCCTGCACGAGCAGGAGATCGACACCCTCATCCTGGGCTGCACGCACTACCCCCTGCTGGCCTCGGCGCTGCAGTACGTCCTGGGGGAGCAGGTCTCGCTCGTCTCCTCAGCCGCCGCCACAGCCGCCGACCTCTACCGGGTGCTCACCGAGAGAGGGCTGCTGGCCCCCCGCCACAACAAGCCGGCGCACCAGTGGCTGACGACCGGCGACCCGCACGGCTTCACCTTCCTGGCCAGGCGCTTCCTGGGCCCCGAGGTCGAGCAGGTGCACCAGGCGTTCGTGGGGCGGGCCGAGGAGCGGGTCTGA